From Pan paniscus chromosome 9, NHGRI_mPanPan1-v2.0_pri, whole genome shotgun sequence, the proteins below share one genomic window:
- the LOC117974837 gene encoding LOW QUALITY PROTEIN: peptidyl-prolyl cis-trans isomerase A (The sequence of the model RefSeq protein was modified relative to this genomic sequence to represent the inferred CDS: inserted 1 base in 1 codon) encodes MVNPTVFFDIAVNSEPLGHVSFKLFVDKVPKTAENFRALSTGEKGFGYKGSCFHRIIPGFMCQGGDFTHHNGTSSKSIYGXKFDDENFILKHTGPGILSMANAGPNTNSSQFFICTAKTEWLDGKHVVFGKPKEGMNIVKAIEHFGSRNGKTSKKITTADCGQLLISLTCVLS; translated from the exons ATGGTTAACCCCACCGTGTTCTTCGACATTGCTGTCAACAGCGAGCCCTTGGGCCATGTCTCCTTCAAGCTATTTGTAGACAAGGTTCCAAAGACAGCAGAAAACTTTCGTGCTCTGAGCACTGGAGAGAAAGGATTTGGTTATAAGGGTTCCTGCTTTCACAGAATTATTCCAGGGTTTATGTGTCAGGGTGGTGACTTCACACACCATAATGGCACTAGCAGCAAGTCCATCTACG GAAAATTTGATGATGAGAACTTCATCCTAAAGCATACAGGTCCTGGCATCTTGTCCATGGCAAATGCTGGACCCAACACAAACAGTTCCCAGTTTTTCATCTGCACTGCCAAGACTGAGTGGTTGGATGGCAAGCATGTGGTCTTTGGCAAGCCGAAAGAAGGCATGAATATTGTGAAGGCCATAGAGCACTTTGGGTCCAGGAATGGCAAGACCAGCAAGAAAATCACCACTGCTGACTGTGGACAACTCTTAATAAGTTTGACTTGTGTTTTATCTTAG